In the Cellvibrio sp. KY-GH-1 genome, CAAGGGTACACCCACCACCGGCAGCATGCCCGACACCATACCCATATTTACAAACACGTACACAAAAAAGGTCGAGCTAACACTGGCGGCCAGCAGGCGTCCGAAGGTGTTTTGCGATTTCACCGCGATGGTCAAGCCACGAATAATTACCAACGCATAAACCGTCAACAGCATTATCACCCCCAGCAACCCAAACTCTTCCGACATCACCGCGATAATAAAATCCGTGTGGCCTTCTGGCAGGAAGTCGAGACGCGACTGGGTGCCCTCCATCCAACCTTTGCCCGAGAGACCACCGGAGCCAATAGCGGTTTTGGATTGGATAATATTCCAGCCAGTACCGAGCGGATCTTGCGTCGGATCGAGCATGGTTAACACCCGCTGACGTTGGTAGTCGTGCAGCATGTAATGCCAGATGGGCCAAAGGCTCGCTCCAAAAACCACTGCCGCAGCCGCGATGTAGCGCCACAACAATCCGGAGAAAAACAACACCATCATTCCCGAGGTGGCCACCAGAATCGATGTACCCAAATCTGGCTGTTCAATAATCAACGCGGTGGGAATTCCGATCAGCGCCAATACGGCGACTACGCGTTTAAAACTCGGCGGCAGAAACCCGCTACTCAGGAAGGCCGCTACGGTAATCGGCATGGCGAGCTTCATAATTTCCGAGGGCTGGAAGCGAAAGCTGCCGATCTGCAACCAGCGTTGGGCGCCCATGGAAATATCGCCAAAAATAGTCACCGCTAGCAGCAACAGGACGCCGCCTACATAGGCGAATGGTGCCATCCTCCGGATAAAATCCACCGGGATCTGCGCCACCACGAACATGGTCACGTAAGCGATGATAAAAAAAGTGCCCTGCTTTTCCACACTGGGCAAGTTGTGCCCACTGGCGCTGTAGAGTACGGTCAGGCCAATCGTGGTTAGCAACAGCAACAACATCAATAGGAAAAAGTCGATGTGTAA is a window encoding:
- the rodA gene encoding rod shape-determining protein RodA, with the protein product MNRQDFQRRMPEASRAFSRPTRLAERLHIDFFLLMLLLLLTTIGLTVLYSASGHNLPSVEKQGTFFIIAYVTMFVVAQIPVDFIRRMAPFAYVGGVLLLLAVTIFGDISMGAQRWLQIGSFRFQPSEIMKLAMPITVAAFLSSGFLPPSFKRVVAVLALIGIPTALIIEQPDLGTSILVATSGMMVLFFSGLLWRYIAAAAVVFGASLWPIWHYMLHDYQRQRVLTMLDPTQDPLGTGWNIIQSKTAIGSGGLSGKGWMEGTQSRLDFLPEGHTDFIIAVMSEEFGLLGVIMLLTVYALVIIRGLTIAVKSQNTFGRLLAASVSSTFFVYVFVNMGMVSGMLPVVGVPLPLISQGGTAIVALFAGFGLLMAISTEQKRVMTPQS